From Anaerohalosphaera lusitana, one genomic window encodes:
- the trpA gene encoding tryptophan synthase subunit alpha: MTTYKQIFEKLDSAALIPFFVIGDPNYDSSLKIVKSALDAGADILELGIPFSDPIADGPTIQKANIRARKSGMTVEKALAFIKEVTSHKPVPVGLLVYYNLIYQYGVERFMADFKAAGGTSVLVADVSIDDSEEIAGPAQKAGLETVFMVTPNTPDHRMASIASKTTGFVYTVSTMGVTGARTKLSDTVASLVERIKGVSEVPVCVGFGISSPEQARRVADAGADGVIVGSRIVQIIEDNADSVEDACAGVGQFIADVKSRLNG; this comes from the coding sequence ATGACCACATATAAGCAAATATTTGAAAAGCTCGATTCAGCGGCACTTATTCCGTTTTTTGTGATCGGTGATCCTAATTATGACAGCAGTCTGAAGATCGTAAAGTCGGCATTGGATGCCGGTGCGGATATTTTGGAGCTGGGTATTCCGTTCTCGGATCCGATCGCTGACGGGCCGACGATACAGAAGGCCAATATACGGGCACGCAAGTCGGGTATGACGGTTGAGAAGGCGCTGGCGTTCATTAAGGAGGTTACGAGCCATAAGCCTGTGCCGGTGGGGCTGCTGGTCTATTATAACTTGATCTATCAGTACGGCGTCGAGCGGTTTATGGCTGATTTCAAGGCGGCAGGCGGGACTTCAGTGCTTGTTGCGGACGTTTCGATCGACGATTCTGAAGAGATCGCCGGGCCTGCGCAGAAGGCGGGTCTGGAGACTGTCTTTATGGTTACGCCTAATACGCCCGATCACCGGATGGCGAGTATTGCTTCGAAGACAACCGGATTTGTCTATACGGTTTCCACGATGGGTGTAACGGGGGCGAGGACGAAGCTTTCCGATACCGTCGCATCGCTGGTGGAGAGGATCAAGGGAGTGTCCGAGGTGCCGGTATGTGTCGGTTTTGGGATCAGCAGTCCCGAGCAGGCCAGGCGGGTCGCCGATGCGGGGGCCGATGGTGTAATAGTAGGCAGCCGAATAGTCCAGATCATCGAAGACAACGCGGACTCGGTTGAGGATGCGTGTGCGGGTGTGGGGCAGTTTATTGCAGATGTAAAATCGCGGCTCAATGGTTAG